From Streptomyces sp. NBC_00237, a single genomic window includes:
- a CDS encoding RsmB/NOP family class I SAM-dependent RNA methyltransferase, with product MRFLAFEALRAVDERDAYANLVLPPLLKKAREKYEGFDGRDAALATELVYGTLRRQGSYDAIIAACIDRPLREVDPPVLDVLALGAHQLLGTRIPTHAAVSASVDLARLVLGEGRAKFVNAVLRKISKQDLDAWVEQVAPPYDEDAEQHLAVVHSHPRWIVSALWDSLGGGRAGIEDLLEADNERPEVTLVARPGRSTTDELLDVLGEESGLPGRWSPYAVRMAEGGEPGALEAVRDGRAGVQDEGSQLVAAALANAPVEGRDERWLDGCAGPGGKAALLAALASQRGAVLLASEKQPHRARLVEQALAGNPGPYQVIAADGTRPPWLPGTFDRVLMDVPCSGLGALRRRPEARWRRRPEDLEGFAPLQRGLLREALKAVRIGGVVGYATCSPHLAETRTVVDDVIKGKGAGNQSFEVEWVDARPLMPGVSALGEGPDVQLWPHVHGTDAMYLAVLRRTA from the coding sequence GTGCGCTTCCTCGCCTTCGAGGCGTTGCGCGCCGTCGACGAGCGGGACGCCTACGCGAACCTGGTGCTGCCGCCGCTGCTGAAGAAGGCCCGCGAGAAGTACGAGGGCTTCGACGGGCGCGACGCGGCCCTCGCCACCGAGCTCGTCTACGGCACCCTGCGCCGCCAGGGCTCGTACGACGCGATCATCGCGGCCTGCATCGACCGGCCGCTGCGCGAGGTCGACCCGCCCGTCCTCGACGTGCTCGCGCTCGGCGCGCACCAGCTCCTCGGCACCCGCATCCCCACCCACGCCGCCGTCTCGGCGAGCGTGGACCTGGCACGGCTGGTGCTCGGCGAGGGGCGGGCGAAGTTCGTCAACGCGGTGCTGCGGAAGATCTCCAAGCAGGATCTGGACGCGTGGGTGGAGCAGGTCGCTCCGCCGTACGACGAGGACGCCGAGCAGCACCTCGCCGTCGTGCACTCGCACCCGCGCTGGATCGTCTCGGCGCTCTGGGACTCGCTGGGCGGCGGCCGGGCGGGCATCGAGGACCTCCTGGAGGCCGACAACGAGCGGCCCGAGGTGACGCTCGTCGCGCGTCCCGGCAGGTCCACCACCGACGAGCTGCTGGACGTGCTGGGCGAGGAGTCCGGGCTGCCCGGCCGCTGGTCCCCGTACGCCGTCAGGATGGCCGAGGGTGGCGAACCGGGTGCGTTGGAGGCCGTACGGGACGGGCGCGCTGGCGTGCAGGACGAGGGCAGTCAGCTCGTCGCCGCCGCGCTCGCGAACGCCCCCGTCGAGGGCCGCGACGAGCGGTGGCTCGACGGCTGTGCGGGGCCCGGCGGCAAGGCGGCGCTCCTCGCGGCGCTGGCTTCGCAGCGGGGCGCGGTGCTGCTGGCCTCCGAGAAGCAGCCGCACCGGGCGCGGCTCGTCGAGCAGGCGCTCGCCGGGAATCCGGGCCCTTACCAGGTCATCGCCGCCGACGGTACGCGGCCGCCGTGGCTGCCGGGGACCTTCGACCGGGTCCTGATGGACGTGCCGTGCTCGGGTCTCGGCGCGCTGCGGCGTCGCCCGGAGGCACGGTGGCGGCGCCGGCCGGAGGACCTGGAAGGTTTCGCTCCGCTTCAGCGCGGGCTGCTGCGCGAGGCGTTGAAGGCCGTACGGATCGGAGGCGTGGTCGGGTACGCGACGTGCTCGCCGCACCTGGCGGAGACGCGGACCGTCGTCGACGACGTCATCAAGGGCAAGGGCGCGGGCAACCAGTCCTTCGAGGTCGAGTGGGTCGACGCCCGCCCGCTGATGCCGGGGGTGTCGGCGCTGGGCGAAGGACCGGACGTACAGCTCTGGCCGCATGTGCACGGGACGGACGCGATGTACCTGGCGGTACTGAGGCGCACCGCCTGA
- the rpe gene encoding ribulose-phosphate 3-epimerase, producing MAAQINPSILSADFARLAEEAKAVEGADWLHVDVMDNHFVPNLTLGVPIVESLSRATDIPLDCHLMIEDPDRWAPQYVEAGAGSVTFHAEAAAAPVRTAREIRAKGARASMALKPATPIEPYEDLLPELDMLLIMTVEPGFGGQSFLDIMLPKIRRTRSLIAKHGLELWLQVDGGVSASTIERCADAGADVFVAGSAVYNTDDPAAAVRMLRHQADETTAKASWACAH from the coding sequence ATGGCAGCGCAGATCAACCCCAGCATCCTGTCCGCGGACTTCGCCAGGCTCGCCGAAGAGGCCAAAGCCGTCGAAGGCGCCGACTGGCTCCATGTAGACGTCATGGACAACCACTTCGTGCCGAACCTCACCCTCGGCGTCCCGATCGTCGAGTCCCTGAGCAGGGCCACGGACATTCCGCTGGACTGCCACCTCATGATCGAGGACCCGGACCGCTGGGCCCCGCAGTACGTGGAGGCCGGCGCGGGTTCCGTCACCTTCCACGCCGAGGCGGCCGCCGCCCCCGTCCGCACGGCCCGCGAGATCCGCGCCAAGGGTGCCCGCGCCTCCATGGCGCTCAAGCCCGCGACGCCCATCGAGCCGTACGAAGACCTGCTCCCCGAGCTGGACATGCTGCTGATCATGACGGTCGAGCCCGGCTTCGGCGGCCAGTCCTTCCTCGACATCATGCTGCCGAAGATCCGCCGCACCCGGTCGCTGATCGCCAAGCACGGCCTCGAACTGTGGCTCCAGGTCGACGGCGGCGTCTCCGCCTCCACCATCGAGCGCTGCGCCGACGCCGGTGCCGACGTCTTCGTGGCGGGCTCCGCCGTCTACAACACCGACGACCCGGCCGCCGCCGTGCGCATGCTCCGTCACCAGGCCGACGAGACGACCGCGAAGGCGTCCTGGGCCTGCGCCCACTGA
- a CDS encoding sugar-binding transcriptional regulator, with product MNQGKEIAVSAMSAGRSAMRMGPAELVQAAAMARRFYLEGKSKIQIAEEFGVSRFKVARVLETALERDLVRIEIRVPAELDAERSDALRARYGLRHAVVVESPADAADDAPDPENLGEVAADLLGELVNEGDVLGLAWGRSTIHMAAALHHLPPCTVVQLTGVYDAGTAERGSVEAVRRAAQVSGGEAHPIYAPMLLPDPATAAALRNQTGIARAFEYFDKVTVACVSIGSWEPGISTVHDMLTDEERAHYASLGVAAETSAHLFDAQGRRVGRDLGERCITVEADRLRRIPEVVAIAGGLRKAAAIDAVLRSGLVTSLVTDTAAADYLLNAGGPPPRPALDRADPDDRAG from the coding sequence GTGAACCAAGGTAAGGAGATCGCGGTGTCTGCGATGTCAGCGGGCCGGTCGGCCATGCGGATGGGACCCGCTGAGCTGGTTCAGGCGGCGGCGATGGCCCGCCGTTTCTACCTGGAGGGCAAGTCCAAGATCCAGATCGCCGAGGAGTTCGGGGTCAGCCGCTTCAAGGTGGCCCGGGTCCTGGAGACCGCCCTCGAACGCGATCTGGTACGGATCGAGATCCGCGTCCCCGCCGAACTGGACGCGGAGCGCTCCGACGCCCTGCGCGCCCGGTACGGGCTCCGGCACGCGGTCGTCGTCGAGTCCCCGGCGGACGCGGCCGACGACGCCCCCGACCCGGAGAACCTGGGCGAGGTCGCCGCCGACCTGCTCGGCGAGCTGGTGAACGAGGGGGACGTACTGGGTCTGGCGTGGGGCCGGTCGACGATTCACATGGCTGCCGCCCTGCACCACCTGCCGCCGTGCACGGTCGTCCAGCTCACCGGTGTGTACGACGCGGGCACGGCCGAGCGCGGCTCGGTGGAGGCGGTCCGCAGGGCCGCCCAGGTCTCCGGCGGCGAGGCCCACCCCATCTACGCGCCGATGCTGCTGCCCGACCCTGCGACGGCTGCGGCCCTGCGCAACCAGACGGGCATCGCCCGCGCCTTCGAGTACTTCGACAAGGTGACGGTCGCCTGCGTTTCCATCGGCTCCTGGGAGCCGGGCATCTCCACGGTGCACGACATGCTCACCGACGAGGAGCGCGCGCACTACGCCTCGCTCGGTGTCGCCGCCGAGACGTCCGCGCACCTCTTCGACGCCCAGGGCCGCCGGGTCGGCCGTGACCTCGGCGAGCGCTGCATCACCGTCGAGGCCGACCGGCTGCGCCGCATTCCCGAAGTCGTCGCCATCGCGGGCGGGCTGCGCAAGGCGGCGGCCATCGACGCGGTGCTGCGCTCCGGGCTCGTGACGAGCCTCGTCACGGACACCGCCGCTGCGGACTACCTGCTGAACGCGGGCGGCCCGCCGCCGCGTCCGGCGCTCGACCGGGCGGACCCGGACGACCGGGCCGGGTAG
- a CDS encoding ABC transporter ATP-binding protein: protein MTTTASPSTASAPVTTGEPLLQVRDLHVRFQTPHGIVPAVRGVNLDLHRGEVLGIVGESGSGKSVTSLASMGLLPDTAIITGSVKLDGQQLLGASDREMSAIRGNKVAMVFQDPLSAFTPVYRIGDQIAEALRTHTNLSKDKAAARAVELLDLVGIPNPKARAQSFPHEFSGGMRQRAMIAMAIANDPAVILADEPTTALDVTIQAQVLEVLKTAQRETGAALVLVSHDLGVIAGTADRIAVMYAGRIVETGTVDDVFERPRMPYTLGLIGAVPRVDEPAEDGSKAQAKPLVPIPGSPSPLQELKGGCAFANRCPMVLDVCRTDDPVLSGDDHRVACHRTDEIVAKNLGPTDVYPLPEIPPLAAAAVPRDERRSVLRVTELVKTFPQFKGTAFKRRVGSVYAVDGVELDIRQGETLGLVGESGSGKSTTLFEILNMAKPESGSIELLGQDTGSLGRSELNKLRSAMQIVFQDPMASLDPRMPIADVIAEPMRALKMPKEKIAEVVPDLLAKVGLNPEYAQRFPHQFSGGQRQRIGIARALSVNPQLLVLDEPVSALDVSIQAGVLNLLQQLKAEMGLSYLFVSHDLSVIRHIADRVSVMYLGRTVEAGDVDTVFDNPQHPYTKALLSAVPVPDPKRERERQRILLPGDPPSPTDKQTGCRFRGRCPVFLALGKEQQERCTTETPAMTSHADDHVAACHFPSAKPAAETVVN from the coding sequence AAGTCCGTGACCTCGCTCGCCTCGATGGGCCTGCTGCCGGACACCGCGATCATCACCGGTTCCGTGAAGCTCGACGGGCAGCAGCTCCTCGGTGCCTCCGACCGCGAGATGAGCGCGATCCGGGGCAACAAGGTCGCGATGGTCTTCCAGGACCCGCTGTCCGCCTTCACCCCCGTGTACCGCATCGGCGACCAGATCGCCGAAGCCCTGCGTACGCACACGAACCTGAGCAAGGACAAGGCCGCCGCCCGCGCCGTCGAGCTCCTCGACCTGGTCGGCATCCCCAACCCGAAGGCCCGTGCGCAGTCCTTCCCGCACGAGTTCTCCGGCGGCATGCGCCAGCGCGCGATGATCGCCATGGCCATCGCCAACGATCCGGCCGTGATCCTCGCCGACGAGCCGACCACCGCTCTCGACGTGACGATCCAGGCCCAGGTGCTGGAGGTCCTGAAGACCGCCCAGCGCGAGACCGGCGCCGCGCTCGTCCTGGTCAGCCACGACCTGGGCGTCATCGCGGGCACCGCCGACCGCATCGCCGTCATGTACGCGGGCCGCATCGTGGAGACCGGCACCGTCGACGACGTCTTCGAGCGTCCGCGCATGCCGTACACCCTCGGTCTGATCGGCGCGGTCCCCCGCGTCGACGAGCCCGCCGAGGACGGCTCGAAGGCGCAGGCCAAGCCGCTCGTCCCGATCCCCGGTTCGCCGAGCCCGCTCCAGGAGCTCAAGGGCGGCTGCGCGTTCGCCAACCGCTGCCCGATGGTGCTGGACGTCTGCCGCACCGACGACCCGGTCCTGTCCGGCGACGACCACCGCGTCGCCTGCCACCGCACCGACGAGATCGTGGCGAAGAACCTCGGCCCCACCGACGTCTACCCGCTCCCCGAGATCCCGCCGCTCGCCGCGGCCGCCGTGCCGCGCGACGAGCGCAGGAGCGTCCTGCGCGTCACCGAACTCGTCAAGACCTTCCCGCAGTTCAAGGGCACGGCCTTCAAGCGCCGGGTCGGCAGCGTGTACGCGGTGGACGGCGTCGAGCTCGACATCCGCCAGGGCGAGACGCTGGGCCTGGTCGGCGAGTCCGGCTCGGGCAAGTCGACGACGCTCTTCGAGATCCTCAACATGGCCAAGCCCGAGTCGGGTTCGATCGAACTCCTCGGCCAGGACACCGGCTCGCTGGGCCGCTCCGAGCTGAACAAGCTGCGCTCGGCCATGCAGATCGTGTTCCAGGACCCGATGGCGAGCCTCGACCCGCGCATGCCGATCGCCGACGTCATCGCGGAGCCCATGCGGGCGCTGAAGATGCCGAAGGAGAAGATCGCCGAGGTGGTCCCCGACCTCCTCGCGAAGGTCGGCCTCAACCCGGAGTACGCGCAGCGCTTCCCGCACCAGTTCTCCGGCGGCCAGCGCCAGCGCATCGGCATCGCCCGCGCGCTGTCGGTGAACCCCCAGCTCCTGGTCCTCGACGAGCCGGTGTCCGCGCTCGACGTGTCCATCCAGGCGGGCGTGCTGAACCTCCTCCAGCAGCTCAAGGCGGAGATGGGGCTCTCGTACCTCTTCGTCTCGCACGACCTGTCCGTCATCCGCCACATCGCGGACCGCGTCAGCGTCATGTACCTGGGCCGCACGGTCGAGGCGGGCGACGTCGACACCGTCTTCGACAACCCGCAGCACCCGTACACCAAGGCCCTGCTGTCGGCCGTCCCGGTCCCGGACCCCAAGCGCGAGCGCGAACGTCAGCGCATCCTGCTCCCCGGTGACCCGCCGAGCCCGACCGACAAGCAGACCGGCTGCCGCTTCCGCGGTCGCTGCCCGGTGTTCCTGGCCCTCGGCAAGGAGCAGCAGGAGCGCTGCACCACCGAGACCCCGGCGATGACCTCGCACGCCGACGACCACGTCGCGGCCTGCCACTTCCCGTCGGCGAAGCCCGCGGCGGAGACCGTGGTCAACTGA